The following proteins come from a genomic window of Proteiniphilum propionicum:
- a CDS encoding LytR/AlgR family response regulator transcription factor: MNRKKFDDKMDGKIPAYLYDKKNSLRMILFTALFALLFINLFQPFGSRDWYPGISDIKYFAFSSLIILTGMLVVVISRVILIAYSNRRDVLYWQYALWILCEIVAMAIFYTLFAKFFPKDGIVRDISEIFRQSLFNTTLVLLLPYLISWLYFSWKEKSALLEHIGHEKIADIHAKTLIAFPDEKGDLKISIMLENLLYIESADNYATIYYLNKSRLSRFLIRNSLKWMEENLTKETPLVRCHRSYIVNIDKVKILKKIKGGLVLELDAESTPDIPVSKTYYEEFMNKFSQYTV, translated from the coding sequence TTGAACAGGAAAAAATTTGATGATAAGATGGACGGTAAGATCCCTGCATATCTATATGATAAGAAGAACAGCCTTAGAATGATTCTTTTTACGGCTCTCTTCGCGCTATTGTTTATCAATCTTTTTCAACCTTTCGGCTCCCGCGACTGGTATCCAGGTATTTCAGATATTAAATATTTTGCGTTTTCGAGTCTGATAATACTTACAGGAATGTTGGTTGTTGTAATCAGCCGTGTGATTCTTATAGCTTACTCAAACAGGCGGGATGTACTCTATTGGCAATACGCATTATGGATACTCTGCGAGATAGTGGCTATGGCTATCTTCTACACCCTATTTGCTAAATTCTTTCCCAAGGATGGGATCGTCAGGGATATATCCGAAATTTTCCGCCAGAGCCTTTTCAACACTACACTGGTGTTACTTTTGCCGTATTTAATCTCCTGGCTATATTTTTCATGGAAAGAGAAAAGTGCTTTGTTAGAGCATATAGGACATGAAAAGATTGCCGATATACATGCGAAAACTTTAATCGCTTTCCCTGATGAAAAAGGTGATCTGAAGATATCTATTATGCTGGAGAATCTACTTTATATTGAATCTGCAGATAATTATGCGACCATTTATTATCTGAACAAATCGAGGTTGTCGCGTTTTTTAATTCGTAACTCGCTCAAGTGGATGGAGGAGAACCTAACTAAAGAGACCCCCTTGGTTCGTTGCCACCGTTCCTACATAGTGAATATTGACAAGGTGAAGATATTGAAGAAGATAAAAGGAGGGCTTGTCCTGGAGCTTGACGCTGAAAGCACACCCGATATCCCTGTCTCAAAGACTTATTATGAAGAGTTTATGAATAAATTTTCACAATATACCGTGTAA
- a CDS encoding DUF6051 family protein: protein MTSYLKQYKELNQCFKQGIESHLEKNNIDICFFSFHSFSNEGKNKISEYWDNNITENFSFEYPVFTPSEKKKFNEAIVLLHGLNERSWNKYLPWAEYICNHTRKPVILFPLAFHINRSPLSWSNPRSLSLSQLLNFRREKFNGDRSISYANVALSDRISQFPERFYLSGRQSWEDLTILFEEIKTGHHTLFGEGAQIDIFSYSIGTFLSQVALMANDKDLFSDSRLFMFCGGSIFRSMFGISRSIMDKPAFEKLQHYYINVFGNEKAPIWKQDNGFNAFMRMITPERMKSKREKLFSGLAKRIKGIVLAKDQVIPYKGVLEALGRKTAEATVQLIDFPFPYTHENPFPINTKDASSVNRAFVNVFSQAVEFLI from the coding sequence ATGACAAGTTATTTGAAACAATACAAAGAACTTAATCAATGTTTCAAACAGGGGATTGAATCTCATTTGGAGAAAAACAATATCGATATCTGTTTTTTCAGTTTCCACAGTTTTTCAAATGAAGGTAAAAATAAAATATCAGAGTACTGGGACAACAATATCACCGAAAATTTTTCTTTCGAATATCCGGTCTTTACTCCTTCTGAAAAAAAGAAATTTAACGAAGCCATCGTGCTTCTGCACGGGCTTAACGAGAGAAGCTGGAATAAATACCTGCCATGGGCTGAATATATCTGTAACCATACTCGCAAACCGGTAATATTATTCCCGTTAGCTTTCCATATAAACCGTTCTCCGCTCTCATGGTCAAACCCCCGTAGTTTAAGCCTGTCGCAACTGTTAAACTTCAGAAGGGAAAAATTCAACGGCGATCGTTCTATCAGCTATGCCAATGTAGCTTTAAGCGACCGCATAAGTCAGTTTCCAGAAAGATTTTATCTGTCGGGGCGTCAATCCTGGGAAGATTTAACTATTCTCTTCGAAGAGATAAAAACAGGGCATCATACGCTTTTCGGGGAAGGTGCCCAAATAGACATCTTCTCATACTCCATAGGTACCTTTCTTTCGCAGGTTGCCCTTATGGCAAACGATAAAGATCTTTTTTCCGACTCCCGCCTATTTATGTTTTGTGGCGGAAGCATCTTCCGTTCCATGTTTGGCATATCAAGAAGCATTATGGATAAACCTGCATTTGAGAAGTTGCAACACTATTATATTAATGTTTTCGGTAACGAAAAAGCACCAATATGGAAACAAGACAATGGCTTTAATGCATTTATGCGAATGATAACGCCTGAAAGGATGAAGAGCAAACGCGAAAAATTATTTTCAGGTTTGGCTAAACGAATAAAAGGAATTGTACTCGCCAAAGACCAGGTAATACCTTACAAGGGAGTTCTGGAAGCTTTGGGCCGAAAAACCGCGGAAGCCACTGTCCAATTAATCGATTTCCCTTTTCCCTATACACACGAGAACCCGTTCCCCATTAACACAAAGGATGCCTCATCGGTGAACAGAGCTTTCGTCAATGTGTTTTCACAGGCAGTAGAGTTTCTGATTTAA
- a CDS encoding RNA polymerase sigma-70 factor, with amino-acid sequence MQSSSGYKAQFEEVYVSNYARMKRFAQQYLIHEEDAENIVHDIFSELWEKKMEFSSFVNFNGYLFMMLKNRSIDFLRRKTLEQHAITEMQDEYTHSLKLRLASLEELDNRLLSDNNIDTIIQKAIDALPEKCREIFVMSKIEGKKQKTIAEELNISIHTVESQMGIAFKKLREALKDYIPLFIFFFI; translated from the coding sequence GTGCAGTCATCATCGGGATACAAGGCTCAATTTGAAGAAGTGTATGTTTCCAACTATGCACGAATGAAACGATTTGCACAGCAATACCTAATCCACGAGGAGGACGCTGAAAATATTGTGCACGACATTTTCTCAGAGCTTTGGGAGAAAAAGATGGAATTCTCTTCTTTCGTGAACTTTAACGGATACTTATTTATGATGTTGAAAAACAGGAGTATCGATTTCCTCCGTCGTAAAACCCTTGAACAACACGCTATCACCGAGATGCAGGATGAATACACCCATAGCCTGAAACTGAGACTCGCATCTTTGGAAGAGCTGGACAACAGGCTTCTCTCAGATAACAATATCGATACCATCATCCAAAAAGCAATTGATGCACTACCCGAAAAATGCCGGGAAATTTTCGTGATGAGTAAAATAGAAGGGAAAAAACAAAAAACAATCGCAGAAGAACTCAACATCTCAATCCACACCGTTGAAAGCCAGATGGGCATAGCCTTCAAAAAGCTGAGAGAGGCATTAAAAGATTACATTCCACTCTTTATCTTCTTTTTTATTTAA
- a CDS encoding FecR family protein, with the protein MDEQLLRYFSGELTISEQLELTLSIENDDRLKAEFIRLQNLSAVSELSSHPTDRSEGDRHFKTFISRVKRNAKRKIFVNIAKYAAIALILVASTVWATLWITDSEATAMNTLFVPAGQRAQLRLQDGTEVWLNAQSTLKYPSRFSKRKRQVEITGEAFFDVAKDKNKPFIVTTQNTHMKVLGTQFNVYSYPGAGYIQTDLVEGSVKVYQEYNENISIVLKPNEQVIIKGSSMTVGNIDNPDHLLWRNGIYSFNNECLIDIIEKLQLYYDVKIIVEDPEIFNTRYTGKFRQRDGIDEIMRIIQKIQPFKIEKDKDENIITLKK; encoded by the coding sequence ATGGACGAACAACTATTGCGATATTTTTCTGGAGAATTAACGATTAGCGAACAATTGGAATTGACTCTCAGTATTGAAAACGACGACCGGTTAAAGGCCGAATTCATTCGTTTACAGAATCTAAGTGCGGTTTCGGAACTTTCATCTCACCCCACAGACCGTAGTGAGGGAGACAGACATTTCAAAACATTTATCTCTCGAGTCAAACGTAATGCCAAAAGAAAAATCTTTGTCAATATTGCGAAATATGCAGCAATAGCGCTTATTCTGGTCGCTTCAACCGTTTGGGCTACGCTCTGGATCACTGACTCAGAGGCAACGGCAATGAACACGTTATTCGTACCGGCGGGACAACGGGCGCAACTAAGGTTACAAGACGGAACCGAAGTCTGGCTAAATGCACAATCAACTTTGAAATACCCTTCTCGCTTTTCTAAACGAAAGCGGCAGGTAGAGATTACAGGTGAAGCTTTTTTTGATGTGGCAAAAGATAAAAATAAACCTTTTATCGTTACCACACAAAACACTCATATGAAGGTGCTTGGAACACAATTCAACGTGTATAGTTATCCCGGAGCAGGATACATTCAAACAGACCTGGTAGAAGGTTCAGTGAAAGTCTATCAGGAGTACAATGAGAATATCAGTATAGTCCTGAAACCAAATGAACAAGTGATAATAAAAGGAAGTAGTATGACTGTCGGCAATATCGATAATCCCGATCATCTGCTTTGGAGAAATGGAATTTACTCTTTTAACAACGAATGTTTGATCGATATCATTGAGAAATTGCAGCTCTACTACGATGTGAAAATTATAGTGGAAGATCCTGAAATATTCAATACAAGATACACCGGAAAATTTCGCCAACGCGATGGAATTGACGAGATCATGCGTATTATACAAAAAATTCAGCCATTTAAGATTGAAAAAGACAAAGACGAAAATATCATCACCTTAAAAAAATAA
- a CDS encoding SusC/RagA family TonB-linked outer membrane protein: MATNTNAQDAIIELRSNSVTVSQLISEIEKQTDYLVVYSNREVNTNRIITFQRKSDKVSEYLNEAFANTDIGYDFENNYIVLSKKAQQTTNILTNLEQTAQQQGKTVKGTVTDSNGEPVIGATVIVQGDASKGTVTDIDGNFTLSGIPEDAVLLFSYVGMKALEVSLKGRSNVLVVMESDSEMLEELVVVGYGTQKKANLTGAVGQADPKQIENRPIPNIAVGLQGIIPNLNISMSSGVATEVPSFNIRGMTSLTGGTPLIVIDDVPSTVEQLMKLNPSDIENISTLMDAASAAIYGARAAFGVVLVTTKNAQKEKLIVTVGSNVSFRRPITIPQFVTEPDTVVSLRVLGSGLWYSVKDIYGSNDMDYLHAVARGEADPIRLNPEQPDRWQYAGSTDWFKEAAKKHAISQNHNFSISGKEKKVNYYFSGAFNRQGGLFKIAKEDFDRYNLRFKINYNLTPWLVLSNNSGFSYDIYDESSRRIDVQTLFETPTFDMIKNPDGSWTARGASVFGAIKDGGRRVSKNNNFNTTFTAKATLYKDLVFTGKASFLKASYDMSAFWIPIPYKLGPDHVEIYRPLKEAQREAQSKNQNVFDLYFDYDKEIGKHKVHCLAGYNQEYYYNNWFWASNKDLISENVPSINLATGDPLVGENIDDWATRSVFYRLNYNFDNKYLFEFNGRYDGTSRFPSNKRFCFFPSISAGWNLSKEEFFKPLSSYVNYLKPRISYGNLGNQDVSSYFYLPSMYSGKTEAIIYGGNKLDQLTTVYAPGLVSPNLTWETVSTINYGVDMGFLQNRLSATFDYYHRNTYDMLTPGKTLPAVLGTSSPKMNAADLITKGWELTVSWRNEAKILKSPFNYSVKAILSDSRAWITKYDNPDGKLSDYYVGYEIGTIFGFVSNELFQSPDELKNHANQGMLWTYPDKVPPGPGDIKIEDLNGDGVIRTGNTIYDLQDQKIIGNSSPRYRTSFMFDCNWKGIDLSLFVQGILKGDYYPGDTYFWSVYQTPWMNVTKWHLDNMWTPENTDAYMPRLKGYAASWWGGGELIRANTRYLQKRTYMRLKNASLGYSLPESLIQNVNISGIRFYVSGENLFTWTAFENKNCDPETLAKYPLQKTFLFGVNFTF, translated from the coding sequence ATGGCAACAAATACAAATGCCCAGGATGCTATAATTGAACTGAGATCCAACTCTGTAACCGTAAGTCAGCTGATCAGTGAAATTGAAAAACAGACGGACTATCTGGTCGTTTACAGCAACCGCGAAGTAAATACCAACAGAATAATTACTTTCCAACGGAAATCGGATAAAGTCTCCGAATACCTTAACGAAGCTTTTGCAAATACTGATATCGGCTACGATTTTGAGAACAACTATATTGTCCTTTCAAAAAAAGCCCAACAAACAACTAACATTCTTACTAATTTGGAGCAAACAGCCCAACAGCAAGGAAAAACCGTAAAAGGAACCGTTACCGATTCAAACGGAGAACCAGTTATTGGCGCTACGGTTATAGTGCAAGGCGATGCTAGCAAAGGTACGGTTACCGATATCGACGGAAATTTCACCCTTTCCGGAATTCCGGAAGATGCAGTCTTATTGTTCAGTTATGTTGGAATGAAAGCGCTGGAAGTATCTCTTAAAGGAAGGAGTAACGTATTGGTGGTGATGGAGTCAGATTCGGAGATGCTCGAAGAGTTGGTGGTAGTGGGATACGGAACACAAAAGAAAGCAAACCTAACCGGTGCTGTAGGGCAAGCTGATCCGAAGCAAATTGAGAACCGCCCAATTCCCAATATTGCTGTTGGTCTTCAAGGCATTATCCCTAACTTGAACATTAGCATGTCAAGTGGAGTGGCCACAGAGGTGCCTAGTTTTAATATACGTGGAATGACTTCGTTGACCGGAGGAACTCCTTTAATTGTCATTGACGATGTGCCTTCAACAGTAGAACAACTGATGAAATTGAACCCCAGTGATATTGAAAATATATCTACATTGATGGATGCTGCATCGGCAGCAATTTATGGGGCTAGAGCGGCCTTTGGTGTGGTGTTAGTGACCACCAAAAATGCCCAAAAAGAAAAATTGATTGTGACTGTAGGTTCAAATGTTTCTTTCCGCAGGCCTATCACTATCCCTCAATTTGTAACTGAGCCTGATACCGTTGTGTCATTACGGGTGCTTGGAAGTGGTTTGTGGTATTCGGTAAAGGATATCTATGGTTCGAATGATATGGACTATTTACATGCTGTAGCCAGAGGAGAGGCCGACCCAATAAGATTAAATCCGGAACAACCAGATCGGTGGCAGTATGCAGGAAGTACCGACTGGTTTAAAGAAGCAGCCAAAAAACATGCAATATCTCAAAACCATAATTTCTCAATTTCAGGAAAAGAGAAAAAGGTTAATTATTATTTCTCCGGAGCCTTTAACAGGCAAGGTGGTTTGTTTAAAATTGCAAAAGAGGATTTTGACCGTTACAATCTTCGGTTTAAAATCAATTATAATTTGACTCCCTGGTTGGTACTGTCGAATAATTCTGGATTTTCCTACGATATATACGATGAATCATCCCGAAGGATAGATGTTCAAACCTTGTTTGAAACCCCAACTTTCGATATGATCAAAAATCCTGATGGTTCTTGGACTGCAAGAGGAGCTTCCGTGTTCGGAGCTATAAAAGATGGAGGGAGAAGGGTCTCCAAAAATAATAATTTCAACACAACATTTACAGCGAAAGCCACCTTATATAAAGACCTGGTTTTTACAGGTAAAGCCTCTTTTCTGAAAGCCAGTTATGACATGTCGGCATTTTGGATCCCTATCCCCTACAAACTGGGACCCGATCATGTTGAAATCTATCGCCCTTTAAAAGAGGCTCAGCGTGAAGCTCAGTCAAAAAACCAAAACGTTTTTGATTTATATTTTGACTATGATAAAGAAATCGGCAAGCATAAAGTGCATTGCTTGGCGGGGTATAATCAGGAATATTATTACAATAACTGGTTTTGGGCATCTAACAAAGACTTAATCAGTGAGAATGTGCCTTCGATTAATTTAGCTACAGGCGATCCTTTAGTTGGGGAAAACATTGACGATTGGGCTACCCGGAGCGTTTTTTACCGATTAAATTACAACTTCGATAACAAATACCTTTTTGAATTTAATGGGAGATACGATGGGACCTCTAGGTTTCCAAGCAACAAACGATTCTGTTTTTTCCCTTCAATATCGGCTGGATGGAATTTATCGAAAGAAGAATTTTTCAAACCTCTTAGTTCCTATGTGAATTATCTGAAACCCAGAATTTCTTATGGTAATTTAGGAAATCAGGATGTGAGTTCCTATTTCTACTTACCCAGTATGTATTCCGGTAAAACCGAGGCGATTATTTACGGTGGCAATAAACTTGATCAACTTACCACTGTTTATGCACCAGGGCTGGTATCCCCCAATTTAACCTGGGAAACAGTTAGCACAATAAATTACGGGGTAGACATGGGTTTTCTCCAAAATCGTCTGAGCGCAACATTTGACTATTATCACCGCAACACATACGACATGCTGACCCCGGGTAAAACACTGCCAGCTGTTTTAGGGACTTCATCTCCAAAAATGAATGCTGCCGATTTGATTACCAAAGGTTGGGAACTAACGGTTTCATGGCGAAACGAGGCGAAAATACTGAAATCACCCTTTAATTATTCTGTTAAAGCAATTCTTTCAGACAGTCGGGCATGGATTACCAAGTATGATAACCCTGACGGCAAATTAAGTGATTACTATGTTGGTTATGAAATTGGGACAATCTTTGGCTTTGTTTCCAACGAATTATTCCAATCTCCCGATGAATTAAAGAATCATGCCAATCAAGGAATGTTGTGGACTTATCCTGACAAAGTACCCCCTGGACCAGGTGATATTAAGATTGAAGATCTGAATGGCGACGGAGTAATCAGGACAGGCAATACCATTTACGACCTGCAAGATCAAAAAATTATTGGCAATTCATCTCCTCGTTACCGGACCAGCTTTATGTTCGACTGTAATTGGAAAGGAATTGACTTGAGCTTGTTTGTTCAAGGAATCCTGAAGGGAGACTATTATCCTGGCGACACATATTTTTGGAGCGTTTATCAAACTCCCTGGATGAACGTAACTAAATGGCATCTTGACAATATGTGGACTCCCGAAAATACCGACGCTTATATGCCCCGCTTAAAAGGGTATGCCGCTTCGTGGTGGGGTGGTGGCGAACTGATTCGGGCAAACACCCGCTATTTACAGAAAAGAACTTATATGCGACTTAAAAATGCCAGCTTGGGATATTCCCTACCAGAATCCCTAATTCAAAATGTGAATATTTCTGGAATTCGATTCTATGTCAGTGGTGAAAACTTGTTTACATGGACT